A portion of the Candidatus Fermentibacter sp. genome contains these proteins:
- a CDS encoding glycosyltransferase family 39 protein: MADRTVGLTVAAAVVAVRIAFMAYLGGALAEPARDQELYLRLAGSILDGKGLSFGSDENMLRVGRSGDEGISGSWASDPRYVFGIGPVEEPSALVEPGYPIILAACMAIAGRVSGAVFLPNLLAQIMGALAVSEIARRLAGSRGALLAGLSFALYPYYVFYTANAMTEAIHAGMIPVVVLATHSAMEGRSRPSAAGLAAGLLFLVRSTVLFLLPVQLAFVWRARGIRAAAGVLASFLVCVAPWVARNAVELGSPVLLPTKGSLNLWMRNNPVALSEEGIEVPGWIEVHSPELLSYPDFSGLDGEVERSAELGRRARMFMLDNPALMAWLSVERLTAFLSPVPSSPAGREWIPGALMYAAAAGLAGVALHRYRKSSLAWLMAAVFAAYCAVHAVGHGGVRYRLPVDSVLLAAASAVVSSIWRRT, encoded by the coding sequence ATGGCGGACAGAACAGTCGGTCTGACCGTCGCGGCCGCGGTCGTGGCGGTCCGGATCGCCTTCATGGCATACCTCGGAGGAGCCCTCGCGGAGCCAGCCAGGGACCAGGAGCTCTATCTGCGGCTTGCCGGGAGCATACTGGACGGGAAGGGCCTCTCCTTCGGCTCCGACGAGAACATGCTGAGGGTCGGGAGGAGCGGGGATGAAGGCATCTCCGGCTCCTGGGCATCCGATCCGCGCTACGTCTTCGGCATCGGTCCCGTCGAGGAGCCATCCGCGCTCGTCGAGCCCGGCTATCCCATTATCCTCGCGGCGTGCATGGCAATCGCCGGAAGGGTCTCCGGGGCTGTGTTCCTGCCGAATCTCCTCGCCCAGATCATGGGTGCGCTGGCCGTGTCCGAGATCGCGAGGAGGCTCGCCGGATCGCGAGGCGCTCTGCTGGCCGGGCTTTCCTTCGCGCTCTACCCCTATTACGTCTTCTACACGGCGAACGCCATGACCGAAGCCATCCATGCAGGCATGATCCCCGTGGTGGTCCTGGCCACGCATTCCGCCATGGAGGGGCGCTCGAGGCCCTCGGCCGCCGGCCTGGCCGCGGGGCTGCTCTTCCTGGTCAGGAGCACGGTCCTGTTCCTGCTGCCCGTGCAGCTCGCATTCGTATGGCGCGCGAGGGGCATCCGTGCGGCGGCCGGGGTCCTCGCCTCCTTCCTCGTCTGCGTCGCTCCGTGGGTTGCACGGAACGCGGTCGAGCTCGGCAGTCCGGTCCTGCTCCCGACGAAGGGTTCCCTGAACCTCTGGATGCGAAACAACCCCGTGGCGCTGTCCGAGGAGGGCATCGAGGTGCCGGGATGGATCGAGGTGCACTCCCCGGAACTCCTGTCGTATCCCGATTTCTCCGGACTCGACGGCGAGGTGGAGCGGAGCGCGGAGCTGGGCAGGAGAGCCCGCATGTTCATGCTCGACAATCCGGCACTGATGGCCTGGCTCTCGGTCGAGAGGCTGACCGCCTTCCTCTCGCCCGTGCCCTCCTCGCCCGCGGGGCGGGAGTGGATTCCGGGGGCTCTCATGTACGCAGCGGCCGCCGGCCTGGCCGGCGTGGCGCTCCACAGGTACAGGAAGTCATCGCTGGCATGGCTCATGGCTGCCGTGTTCGCCGCATACTGCGCCGTTCACGCGGTCGGGCACGGCGGGGTGCGGTACAGGCTGCCCGTCGATTCGGTCCTCCTGGCCGCGGCCTCTGCGGTCGTATCGTCGATCTGGAGAAGAACATGA
- a CDS encoding ABC transporter ATP-binding protein, whose product MAAPGSVRFNGVGLDYRIFHDRTSSLFEAMSNLFNRRTRSEKLKALDGVTFSIGPGEAVALLGPNGAGKSSTLKLLAGIYRPSRGSVETSGRIASLLDLGVGFHPELTGLENLYLNGALLGLGRRDMEPLIPGIASFAGLERFLDTPVKFYSSGMFMRLGFSLATAVEPDLLLIDEVLAVGDAEFQQKCQDRIYGFRGTGRTIVFVSHDPAAVRRLCDRAIWLGDGRIVMDGPVQDVLSAYMSRATPGPRAVSCSPREWGTREVRFDRVDITGGDDLPVASFEPGRTLRVRAEISTSLPGGADGIVFGFSLHRPDGERVIGSNNLELDEPLLSLKSRAVVCMDIDLETLEPGAYLLGLALTDPVRGRDYHWQDYYYPVALSGERHDPPVRLRKASWRTEQSV is encoded by the coding sequence GTGGCCGCGCCCGGCTCGGTCCGCTTCAACGGCGTCGGACTCGACTACAGGATCTTCCACGACCGCACCTCGAGCCTCTTCGAGGCCATGTCGAACCTCTTCAACCGGCGGACCCGGTCGGAGAAGCTGAAGGCCCTCGACGGCGTGACCTTCTCCATCGGCCCCGGCGAGGCAGTCGCCCTGCTGGGCCCCAACGGGGCCGGCAAGTCGAGCACCCTCAAGCTGCTCGCGGGGATCTACCGTCCATCCCGGGGATCGGTCGAGACCTCGGGGAGGATCGCATCCCTGCTCGATCTCGGGGTCGGATTCCATCCCGAGCTGACCGGGCTGGAGAACCTGTACCTGAACGGCGCCCTGCTCGGTCTGGGGAGGAGGGACATGGAGCCCCTCATCCCCGGTATCGCCTCATTCGCAGGACTGGAGAGGTTCCTTGACACGCCGGTGAAGTTCTACTCGTCGGGCATGTTCATGAGGCTCGGATTCAGCCTTGCCACGGCCGTCGAACCCGACCTGCTGCTCATAGACGAGGTCCTCGCCGTGGGCGATGCCGAGTTCCAGCAGAAGTGCCAGGACAGGATCTACGGCTTCAGGGGCACGGGCAGGACGATCGTGTTCGTCTCCCACGACCCCGCCGCGGTGAGGAGGCTCTGCGACAGGGCCATCTGGTTGGGAGACGGAAGGATCGTCATGGACGGGCCGGTGCAGGACGTCCTGTCGGCCTACATGTCCAGGGCGACGCCCGGACCCCGGGCGGTCTCCTGCTCTCCCAGGGAGTGGGGCACCAGGGAGGTCAGGTTCGACCGCGTGGACATCACCGGGGGGGACGATCTGCCCGTGGCTTCCTTCGAGCCCGGGCGGACCCTGAGGGTGAGGGCCGAGATATCCACGTCGCTGCCCGGGGGCGCCGACGGGATAGTGTTCGGATTCTCCCTGCACAGGCCCGACGGCGAGAGGGTGATCGGATCGAACAATCTCGAGCTGGACGAACCCCTCCTGTCCCTGAAGAGCAGGGCCGTGGTATGCATGGATATCGACCTGGAGACCCTGGAACCGGGCGCCTACCTGCTCGGGCTCGCCCTGACCGATCCCGTCAGGGGAAGGGACTACCACTGGCAGGACTACTACTATCCCGTCGCCCTCTCGGGCGAGAGACACGATCCTCCGGTCAGGCTCAGGAAGGCTTCATGGCGGACAGAACAGTCGGTCTGA
- a CDS encoding ABC transporter permease, with amino-acid sequence MSGARPGIALLLASLAAKELKVRYKRSLLGFAWFLLKPVFNMVVFTVVFTRIIRFGGDIEHYPLFLLTGLLVWNFFSSSLTASTTSLLDNTRLIRSISFPRAVLPAASVAANAVHLLLALLVTEALLWGFGHAPSASLAALVPAVLLLMAMTTGISLALSVWNVYLRDVSQLVEVVLLAWFYASPVIYPLGTGLLPPGAEAVMRFNPVAGAFEIVHSAMYSGTWPPSWCWISLCTWTAVLLLAGFAAFRAAEPAVVKEL; translated from the coding sequence GTGAGCGGCGCCCGCCCGGGGATCGCACTCCTTCTCGCGAGCCTGGCCGCCAAGGAGCTGAAGGTCCGCTACAAGAGGTCGCTCCTGGGCTTCGCGTGGTTCCTGCTGAAACCCGTGTTCAACATGGTCGTCTTCACCGTGGTCTTCACCCGGATCATCAGATTCGGCGGCGACATCGAGCATTATCCCCTCTTCCTCCTGACCGGGCTGCTGGTCTGGAACTTCTTCTCCTCCTCCCTCACCGCATCGACCACCAGCCTGCTCGACAACACGAGGCTTATAAGGAGCATCAGCTTCCCCAGGGCGGTGCTCCCCGCCGCGAGCGTGGCGGCCAACGCCGTCCACCTGCTCCTGGCCCTGCTGGTGACCGAGGCGCTCCTGTGGGGCTTCGGGCATGCCCCTTCGGCCTCCCTCGCGGCCCTCGTCCCGGCGGTGCTGCTGCTCATGGCGATGACCACCGGGATCTCCCTCGCGCTCTCGGTCTGGAACGTCTATCTCAGGGACGTGTCGCAGCTCGTCGAGGTGGTCCTGCTGGCCTGGTTCTACGCCTCGCCAGTCATCTATCCCCTCGGCACCGGGCTCCTCCCGCCGGGGGCCGAGGCCGTCATGCGCTTCAATCCCGTGGCGGGGGCGTTCGAGATAGTGCATTCCGCCATGTACTCCGGGACATGGCCGCCATCCTGGTGCTGGATCTCGCTGTGCACCTGGACGGCCGTGCTTCTCCTGGCGGGATTCGCGGCATTCCGGGCCGCCGAACCGGCAGTGGTGAAGGAGCTGTAG
- the plsY gene encoding glycerol-3-phosphate 1-O-acyltransferase PlsY, giving the protein MDPLGTALPLAGFLSGSVPWSWILARSRGVDLRRAGSGNVGATNLLRSCGKAAGAAGLLLDALKGTVPALAALLLTHDDLVTAATVVAAVLGHVFSPWLGFRGGKGVATALGGVAVMAPLPLLAALAVFAAVLAAWRFVSLASVAAAVALAAAALLLPCGLPGRIACIVIAILLIARHAGNMRRIRSGTERRLGEDR; this is encoded by the coding sequence GTGGACCCTCTCGGGACAGCCCTGCCGCTGGCCGGGTTCCTGAGCGGTTCAGTGCCCTGGAGCTGGATCCTGGCCAGGTCGCGCGGAGTCGACCTCAGGAGGGCGGGCTCCGGGAACGTGGGCGCCACCAACCTCCTGCGCTCTTGCGGGAAGGCCGCGGGGGCGGCCGGTCTTCTGCTGGATGCGCTCAAGGGCACCGTTCCGGCGCTTGCCGCACTCCTGCTGACCCATGACGATCTCGTCACCGCCGCTACTGTCGTGGCAGCCGTGCTCGGGCACGTCTTCAGCCCGTGGCTGGGCTTCAGGGGGGGCAAGGGAGTGGCCACCGCCCTGGGCGGCGTTGCCGTGATGGCCCCGCTGCCCCTGCTCGCCGCCCTGGCCGTGTTCGCCGCCGTCCTGGCGGCCTGGAGATTCGTCTCCCTCGCATCGGTCGCCGCAGCCGTCGCCCTTGCGGCAGCCGCCCTCCTCCTCCCATGCGGGCTGCCGGGGAGGATCGCGTGCATCGTCATCGCCATCCTCCTGATCGCGAGGCATGCCGGCAACATGAGGCGCATCCGGTCGGGCACCGAGAGAAGGCTGGGGGAGGACCGGTGA
- the der gene encoding ribosome biogenesis GTPase Der: MAAPTVAIIGRVNVGKSTLFNRIVGGSSAIVSGSPGVTRDRNIALANWSGHDFFVVDTGGLVPGSEDPIQSAIERQVGFALDEADAVILVVDGATGPHPFDTAAADLIRRSGRPAIVAVNKAESGRVMQSAPEFYPLGLGEPLAVSALHGTGSGDLLDALVALLPKEEHEEIDAVSLAIVGKPNVGKSSIYNRLAGYERGIVSDVPGTTRDATDTFVKWKERTFRLVDTAGLRRTARRMEDLEFYSTLRSWRSLERSDVVLMLMDGTEPPSVQDLRIAGKAWEMGRGLIIGVNKLDLGFDRKAWLETLLDRFSPARWIPVMFFSALTGAGVGRILPMAARVSDDRSAALPTSEINRRLEEAVEAVQPPSPKGKPLRFFYATQVTSKPPRILIFTNRPDEIPENYRRYLDNSLRELLGLRGVPLGIIYRKREH, encoded by the coding sequence ATGGCTGCACCAACGGTTGCGATAATTGGCAGGGTGAACGTCGGCAAGTCGACCCTCTTCAACAGGATCGTCGGAGGGAGCTCCGCGATCGTGTCGGGTTCGCCGGGGGTCACCAGGGACAGGAACATCGCCCTCGCGAACTGGTCCGGCCACGACTTCTTTGTAGTCGACACCGGCGGGCTGGTTCCCGGCAGCGAGGACCCGATCCAGTCCGCCATCGAGAGGCAGGTCGGCTTCGCACTCGACGAGGCGGACGCAGTCATCCTGGTCGTGGACGGCGCCACCGGCCCGCATCCCTTCGATACCGCCGCCGCCGACCTGATCAGGAGGTCCGGCAGGCCCGCGATCGTAGCCGTGAACAAGGCCGAGAGCGGAAGGGTGATGCAGTCCGCGCCCGAGTTCTACCCTCTGGGGCTGGGCGAGCCGCTGGCGGTCAGCGCCCTCCACGGCACGGGCTCGGGCGATCTCCTCGACGCCCTGGTCGCACTCCTGCCGAAGGAGGAGCACGAGGAGATCGATGCGGTCTCCCTCGCGATCGTCGGGAAGCCGAACGTCGGCAAGAGCTCGATCTACAACCGCCTCGCGGGCTACGAGCGCGGCATCGTGTCCGATGTACCGGGCACCACCAGGGATGCGACGGACACCTTCGTGAAGTGGAAGGAGCGCACCTTCAGGCTGGTGGACACGGCGGGCCTGAGGCGCACCGCCCGCCGCATGGAGGACCTGGAGTTCTACAGCACGCTCAGGTCCTGGCGGAGCCTCGAGCGTTCGGACGTGGTGCTGATGCTCATGGACGGCACCGAACCGCCCTCCGTGCAGGATCTGCGTATTGCTGGCAAGGCCTGGGAGATGGGCAGGGGCCTCATCATAGGCGTGAACAAGCTCGACCTGGGCTTCGACAGGAAGGCCTGGCTCGAGACCCTGCTGGACAGGTTCAGCCCCGCCAGATGGATACCGGTGATGTTCTTCTCCGCGCTCACCGGAGCCGGTGTGGGCAGGATACTGCCAATGGCCGCAAGGGTTTCCGACGACAGGAGTGCGGCCCTCCCGACGTCCGAGATCAACCGCAGGCTCGAAGAGGCCGTCGAGGCGGTACAGCCGCCCTCTCCGAAGGGCAAGCCGCTCAGGTTCTTCTACGCCACCCAGGTGACCTCGAAACCGCCGAGGATCCTCATCTTCACGAACCGGCCCGACGAGATCCCCGAGAACTACAGGAGATATCTCGACAACAGCCTGCGCGAGCTCCTCGGCCTGAGGGGGGTCCCCCTCGGGATCATCTACAGGAAGAGGGAGCACTAG
- a CDS encoding MFS transporter: MAVTGRAGGGSELRRTIDISITEGLFSQIFASLAGPGCVFLTKLAIAMGAGPMHFGLLSAAGQVSQLFQPVGVVMTRSLTRRKRAVITLAALGRGMTPVFGALPFLIAGSGSLDAFLLAFTVSTALQAVSTNAWMGWIGDMVPMRIRGRFFARRNQVLMLAGLAVGYVFGIGMDMFEREPSGVAGGIVRLLDLPDLHSMSMHAFLVLFLLAGGLGLFGLTILRRQPERRKEIETDPPLSMILSPLADRNFRKLALFGLWWMLAVGVGAPFWQPFMISVLHMSIFSIQIYGTLSTVAAMISLRVWGRFIDRWGNRNAMALAVILGSINPMLWVAAGPGTVWLIYVEAVLSGTMWAGAAIVSTNFVLSISPPARRQASSGLYAAVCGAGMIVTMLLSGAFMPGYAMIGDYILHPMQVLFFGTGVLRLTALVPLFWVEEPQARPFTAVIRRVLEFASVKVVALAAVLTSGSRRGEACAGRGDLDNPTDGGGDES, translated from the coding sequence ATGGCCGTGACGGGACGCGCCGGCGGGGGGTCGGAACTCCGCCGCACGATAGACATCTCGATAACCGAGGGCCTGTTCTCGCAGATCTTCGCGAGCCTCGCAGGCCCGGGGTGCGTCTTCCTCACCAAGCTGGCAATCGCCATGGGAGCCGGCCCGATGCACTTCGGGCTCCTCTCCGCCGCCGGGCAGGTCTCGCAGCTCTTCCAGCCCGTGGGCGTCGTGATGACGAGGTCGCTGACGAGACGGAAGCGTGCGGTGATCACGCTTGCGGCCCTGGGGCGGGGCATGACCCCGGTGTTCGGCGCCCTTCCCTTCCTCATCGCCGGATCGGGCTCGCTGGACGCCTTCCTGCTCGCCTTCACCGTGTCCACCGCCCTGCAGGCCGTCTCGACCAACGCCTGGATGGGATGGATAGGCGACATGGTCCCGATGCGCATCAGGGGCCGGTTCTTCGCCAGGAGGAACCAGGTGCTGATGCTCGCCGGGCTTGCCGTCGGCTACGTCTTCGGGATCGGCATGGACATGTTCGAGAGGGAGCCCTCCGGCGTGGCGGGCGGCATCGTCCGCCTGCTCGACCTGCCCGACCTCCATTCCATGTCCATGCACGCATTCCTCGTGCTGTTCCTTCTGGCAGGGGGCCTGGGGCTCTTCGGGCTGACGATCCTCCGCCGGCAGCCCGAGAGGAGGAAGGAGATCGAGACCGACCCTCCCCTCTCGATGATCCTGTCTCCGCTTGCCGACCGCAATTTCAGGAAGCTGGCCCTGTTCGGGCTGTGGTGGATGCTGGCCGTCGGCGTGGGGGCCCCGTTCTGGCAGCCCTTCATGATCAGCGTCCTCCACATGAGCATCTTCTCGATCCAGATCTACGGGACCCTGAGCACGGTGGCGGCCATGATCTCGCTGAGGGTATGGGGCCGGTTCATCGACCGCTGGGGGAACAGGAACGCGATGGCCCTTGCGGTCATACTCGGCAGCATCAACCCCATGCTCTGGGTCGCGGCAGGGCCGGGTACGGTTTGGCTGATCTACGTCGAGGCCGTCCTGTCCGGGACGATGTGGGCCGGGGCGGCCATCGTGTCGACCAATTTCGTGCTCTCGATCTCGCCTCCCGCGAGGAGGCAGGCGAGTTCAGGCCTCTACGCCGCAGTCTGCGGCGCAGGCATGATCGTCACCATGCTCCTCTCGGGCGCATTCATGCCCGGGTACGCCATGATCGGGGATTACATCCTGCACCCCATGCAGGTGCTGTTCTTCGGCACGGGAGTGCTGAGGCTGACGGCCCTAGTCCCGCTGTTCTGGGTCGAGGAGCCCCAGGCAAGGCCCTTCACCGCCGTGATCAGGAGGGTGCTGGAGTTCGCATCCGTGAAGGTCGTGGCCCTGGCCGCGGTGCTCACCTCCGGCAGCAGGCGCGGGGAGGCTTGCGCGGGGCGCGGGGATTTAGATAATCCCACCGACGGAGGTGGAGATGAATCCTGA
- a CDS encoding mechanosensitive ion channel family protein, with protein sequence MNPDLLTSILTAVALGLASGLMIRLLRNVSEGRRLGFWVFLAVAVLSAYLVTRAIHPDVSGTGMEIFLTTAVMLSANALLQLMNILLWEQFLRHRRNISVPRLIIDLINFLVLAVVAVSMLKTVFHVDLNALLVTSTVASAVVGLSLQDVLGSVVAGLALQMEKPFAVGDWVEIDGDEGQIMQMSWRAIYMRDRSSHVIIHPNSSITKQKVRNLSKISPFMARFQMGIAYPHPPGVVKSTLVSATREIEEIRREPQPHVFLKSFGDSAVEYELRFWMDDYGRKYAVLDAVATRIWYALRRSGIEIPYPVRDVNVRMIPEDLEKRREDSAYETIYAELRSIPLFDGLSDAQISSISATSCIQRFSAGESLVIQGDTGDSMFLVKSGQLRVEVAGASSRAVVAMLGTGDFFGEMSLLTGEPRSASVIAESDTEVIRIAKDDFASVISTDAGAVEVLSAALEERLKENAERAALSSGQESRAPQRSRADILSKIRGFFGI encoded by the coding sequence ATGAATCCTGATCTCCTCACGAGCATACTGACCGCGGTAGCGCTGGGCCTGGCATCGGGTCTGATGATCAGGCTCCTCAGGAACGTCAGCGAGGGCAGGCGGCTGGGCTTCTGGGTCTTCCTGGCCGTGGCCGTGCTGTCGGCCTACCTCGTCACCAGGGCGATCCATCCCGACGTCTCGGGCACCGGCATGGAGATCTTCCTCACCACGGCCGTCATGCTCTCGGCGAACGCCCTGCTGCAGCTCATGAACATCCTGCTCTGGGAGCAGTTCCTCAGGCACAGGCGGAACATCTCCGTCCCGCGGCTGATAATCGATCTGATCAACTTCCTCGTCCTGGCGGTGGTGGCCGTCAGCATGCTGAAGACGGTCTTCCACGTCGATCTCAACGCCCTTCTCGTCACATCCACCGTGGCGTCGGCGGTGGTGGGCCTCTCCCTGCAGGACGTCCTCGGAAGCGTGGTCGCGGGCCTCGCCCTCCAGATGGAGAAGCCTTTCGCGGTGGGCGACTGGGTCGAGATCGACGGCGACGAGGGGCAGATCATGCAGATGAGCTGGCGCGCCATCTACATGCGCGACCGCAGCTCGCACGTCATAATCCACCCCAACTCGAGCATCACGAAGCAGAAGGTCAGGAACCTGTCGAAGATCAGCCCGTTCATGGCCCGCTTCCAGATGGGCATAGCATATCCGCATCCCCCCGGCGTGGTGAAGAGCACCCTGGTCTCCGCGACGCGGGAGATCGAGGAGATAAGGCGGGAGCCCCAGCCCCACGTGTTCCTCAAGTCCTTCGGCGACTCCGCCGTGGAGTACGAACTCAGGTTCTGGATGGACGACTACGGCAGGAAGTACGCCGTCCTCGACGCCGTTGCCACGCGCATCTGGTACGCTCTCCGCAGGTCGGGCATCGAGATCCCCTACCCCGTGCGCGACGTCAACGTCAGGATGATCCCCGAGGATCTCGAGAAGCGCAGGGAGGACTCCGCCTACGAGACCATCTATGCCGAGCTGCGTTCCATCCCGCTGTTCGACGGCCTCTCGGACGCACAGATAAGCTCGATCTCAGCCACATCCTGCATCCAGAGGTTCTCGGCCGGCGAGAGCCTGGTCATACAGGGCGACACCGGCGACTCGATGTTCCTGGTGAAGTCCGGGCAGCTCAGGGTCGAGGTGGCGGGAGCGTCGTCCCGCGCGGTGGTCGCGATGCTCGGGACAGGCGACTTCTTCGGCGAGATGAGCCTGCTCACCGGCGAGCCGCGGTCGGCATCCGTGATAGCAGAGTCGGATACCGAGGTGATCCGGATAGCGAAGGACGACTTCGCCTCCGTGATCAGCACCGATGCCGGCGCCGTGGAGGTCCTGTCCGCGGCACTGGAGGAGAGGCTGAAGGAGAACGCCGAGAGGGCCGCCCTGTCGAGCGGTCAGGAATCCCGCGCCCCCCAGCGCTCCAGGGCCGACATCCTCTCGAAGATCAGGGGCTTCTTCGGGATCTGA
- a CDS encoding ABC transporter permease subunit, giving the protein MDGSTIRTVFGNELRGALRDRTLTTHFIVIPLLLYPVMLWLGITVALLYDAGSEDTSYRVGISPGIDPALAGELRADPSIDAFFVSRGAETGGPAGGFDATAGPVPGGDGLPGGCVITADLSTDRGRTAAGLLEGLARDVRAAGFARLRDSLGIGRAEWEVFRISTSNEAGGRDMGGFILGLLLPATFAVMVSIGCFYTAVDATAGERERGTIETLLSTGADRFSILAGKYLSVLVSGMTSGLLNTASMILCVSAILGPLLRSEGEEISFAVEPGAAFSAVFASALLSALLSALMIASSSLARNYKEGQAMVTPVYLLSVLPVIFMQDPSISFSVSTAAVPVLNAALLLRDSLTGPVEPLPMIVSAVSTALFCLAALWAASSLLSREEAAFPGEATGKRSLFSLLRGRRSIGHA; this is encoded by the coding sequence ATGGATGGATCGACGATCCGGACCGTTTTCGGCAACGAACTGCGGGGAGCCCTGCGCGACAGGACCCTGACCACCCATTTCATCGTCATACCCCTTCTCCTCTATCCCGTCATGCTCTGGCTCGGCATCACCGTAGCCCTCCTGTACGACGCGGGCTCCGAGGACACGTCGTACAGGGTCGGCATCTCTCCGGGCATCGACCCTGCACTTGCCGGGGAACTGAGAGCGGATCCCTCCATCGACGCGTTCTTCGTTTCCCGCGGTGCGGAGACCGGGGGTCCGGCCGGAGGGTTCGACGCAACCGCGGGGCCCGTCCCAGGTGGGGATGGCCTCCCGGGGGGCTGCGTCATCACCGCGGACCTCTCGACCGACAGGGGCAGGACGGCTGCAGGGTTGCTGGAGGGTCTGGCGAGGGACGTGCGGGCGGCAGGATTCGCGCGCCTGAGGGACAGCCTCGGCATCGGACGCGCGGAGTGGGAGGTGTTCCGCATATCGACATCCAACGAAGCCGGCGGCAGGGACATGGGCGGGTTCATCCTCGGCCTCCTCCTCCCGGCCACGTTCGCCGTGATGGTCTCGATAGGCTGCTTCTACACCGCCGTGGACGCCACCGCGGGAGAGAGGGAGAGGGGGACGATCGAGACCCTTCTCTCCACCGGGGCGGACAGGTTCTCGATCCTGGCGGGAAAGTACCTCTCGGTCCTGGTCTCGGGCATGACGTCCGGGCTTCTCAACACGGCCTCGATGATCCTGTGCGTATCCGCCATCCTGGGCCCTCTGCTGCGCAGCGAGGGGGAGGAGATCTCGTTCGCCGTGGAACCGGGCGCCGCGTTCTCGGCGGTGTTCGCCTCCGCCCTTCTTTCGGCTCTTCTCTCCGCCCTCATGATCGCCTCCTCGTCACTGGCGCGGAACTACAAGGAGGGGCAGGCCATGGTGACGCCGGTCTACCTGCTGTCGGTCCTCCCCGTCATCTTCATGCAGGATCCTTCGATATCGTTCTCGGTTTCCACGGCGGCGGTGCCGGTGCTCAACGCGGCCCTGCTCCTGAGGGACTCCCTGACGGGGCCCGTGGAACCTCTCCCGATGATCGTTTCGGCGGTTTCGACGGCTCTGTTCTGCCTCGCCGCCCTTTGGGCCGCATCGTCGCTGCTGTCGCGTGAGGAGGCGGCCTTCCCCGGAGAGGCCACCGGGAAGAGGAGCCTCTTCTCCCTGCTGCGCGGAAGGAGGAGCATCGGACATGCCTGA
- a CDS encoding ABC transporter ATP-binding protein: MPDSAVTAVDLCKSFVDDSRGVVRAVEEVSFHVDRGEVLGILGVNGAGKTTTLRMLATLIEPTSGTASVDGHDVREDPKAARRSLGFLSSTTALYPRLTARETLRFFARMNGYPRERLEERVEKVVEMMSIGSYADTRIERLSTGMKQKVSIGRAIVHDPPVLVFDEPAAGLDVLNAHEMLAMIESLRDCGHAVVFSTHVMSEAERICSRIAVIHQGRILAEGTVPGLLEHTRANTLEDAFVSLVESARV, encoded by the coding sequence ATGCCTGACAGCGCCGTCACGGCTGTCGACCTGTGCAAATCGTTCGTCGACGATTCGAGGGGCGTCGTCAGGGCCGTGGAGGAAGTGTCCTTCCACGTCGACAGGGGTGAGGTCCTGGGCATCCTCGGGGTCAACGGCGCAGGGAAGACCACCACCCTCAGGATGCTCGCGACGCTCATCGAACCCACATCCGGAACCGCCTCGGTCGACGGGCACGATGTGCGTGAGGACCCGAAGGCCGCCCGGAGATCGCTCGGCTTCCTCTCGTCCACCACTGCGCTCTATCCCAGGCTCACCGCCAGGGAGACGCTCAGGTTCTTCGCCAGGATGAACGGATACCCCCGTGAGCGCCTGGAGGAGAGGGTCGAGAAGGTCGTGGAGATGATGTCGATAGGCTCCTATGCGGACACCAGGATCGAGAGGCTCTCCACGGGGATGAAGCAGAAGGTCTCTATCGGGAGGGCGATAGTCCACGACCCGCCGGTGCTGGTTTTCGACGAACCGGCGGCCGGGCTCGACGTGCTCAACGCGCACGAGATGCTCGCGATGATCGAATCGCTGCGCGACTGCGGGCACGCCGTCGTCTTCTCCACGCATGTGATGTCCGAGGCCGAGAGGATCTGCAGCCGCATCGCCGTCATCCACCAGGGAAGGATCCTCGCCGAAGGCACCGTGCCAGGCCTCCTCGAACACACCCGTGCGAACACCCTCGAGGATGCCTTCGTGTCACTGGTGGAGTCCGCGCGTGTCTGA